The Leisingera caerulea DSM 24564 genome contains a region encoding:
- a CDS encoding alpha/beta hydrolase, translating into MPATSFLDTAQGRRIAYHKSEGQGPCVVFLGGLKSDMEGTKAVHLEAWAKARGQAFLRFDYSGHGESSGTFEEGCIGDWHEDTLAAVEQLTEGEIVPVGSSMGGWQALLLAREMPERIKGMVTIAAAPDFTEDGYWANFSAEQKAELESNGYVELPSDYMEPYHISKRMIEDGRKRLVLRTPLFLPFKVRCLQGTADTAVSTHTALRLLEHATCPDMRLNLVKDADHRFSDGPCLKMIEDAVLDILGEG; encoded by the coding sequence ATGCCCGCCACATCGTTTCTCGACACCGCCCAAGGCCGCCGGATTGCCTATCACAAGAGCGAAGGGCAGGGGCCGTGCGTGGTGTTTCTGGGCGGGCTGAAATCCGACATGGAGGGCACCAAGGCGGTGCATCTGGAGGCCTGGGCCAAGGCGCGCGGCCAGGCGTTTTTGCGGTTTGACTACTCGGGCCATGGCGAAAGCTCCGGCACATTCGAGGAAGGCTGCATCGGGGATTGGCATGAGGACACGTTGGCGGCGGTGGAGCAGCTGACCGAGGGCGAGATCGTGCCGGTGGGCTCCTCGATGGGCGGCTGGCAGGCGCTTTTGCTGGCGCGCGAGATGCCGGAACGGATCAAGGGGATGGTGACCATCGCCGCGGCGCCGGATTTCACCGAGGATGGCTATTGGGCGAATTTCTCTGCGGAGCAGAAAGCGGAGCTGGAGAGCAACGGCTATGTGGAGCTGCCGAGCGACTACATGGAGCCCTACCACATCTCCAAGCGGATGATCGAAGACGGGCGCAAGCGGCTGGTGCTGCGCACGCCCCTGTTCCTGCCGTTCAAGGTGCGCTGCCTGCAGGGGACTGCGGACACAGCGGTTTCGACCCATACTGCGCTGCGGCTGCTGGAGCACGCCACCTGCCCGGACATGCGGCTGAACCTTGTGAAAGACGCCGATCACCGGTTTTCGGACGGGCCTTGCCTGAAAATGATCGAAGATGCGGTGCTGGACATTCTGGGCGAGGGCTGA